The genomic segment GGCCCAATAGTGCTTCTCTATAGAGGCTTAATAGGACCGTTTTAGTGCCTCTGGTCCCTTTTACCTTTAACGTGGACTTCCTATAACACCGATTAGACTAACACGATTACAAATGGTAACTCATTCACCGACTTAGCGACTGCTTTCCATCGTCGTTCAGTATCGATACGTTATAAGAATAGGGATACGCGCGTAACTTATTACGTATCCTCAGATCTAATGGTTACCTGCTAGTAGACGAGAATTTTTCAAACTGAACTGATGGATGATcgtatacgacataacttattaaaaaaacatgcattaaaattaatttaaagaatacattattaaaatatattaaacatttataaatatataaaaacactATAAACACTATATGTTACTAAAAGTAttcttaatatattatacaatacattataataagaaaaatattagtaaaatatatgTTTGTTACTAAAAACGTTACTAACAAATGcacaaagaataatttttaagcaTCAAAGTTTTACAACGTCCTTAATTGTTATATGCTGACAATGCGTCATCGTGTTATAACTGTGTAACAATAGGATGGCTACTTCTAAAAATTTGTAAACGCATACTTACGGTCGATGAATGATACGACAACTTTACAAATGTTTTGACGTAACATGAAAGTAGATTCTTGCATTAATGTATCGTATGCAAGTTAATTCACGAAGTATTTCAGTATGCTGATAGAAACTAACTCAGACGATAAAAGACGTTAAATATAATTCACTCGTGTAAACAGATAAATTCagattattatttcaatatacgaATTCCACAAGTTCTTTAACGCACGCGTTAACGGAATAACTGAATAAAAAGCCTGTTTATTTCTACGAATCGTAGTTCCTTAACGAGCACATGTGGTAAATAGCGGCAATTAGCGTGAAATATACATGCAATATAGCTTCTTTTTACATAAActaattatcaattaaattatacGATACTAGAAAGATCTAATTGCATTTTGCAATATCCTACATAATATTGACTTGTTTCTTCTCtatccctccctctctctctctctctctctctctttcagatattataatttttagattAAAAACTCAAATTTCTAGTGTGCTCGAAACGATATTTGGATGAAAAATCCTAATTGTTCGATTGGTTAAAACAATTTTTAGATTTAAATTTATGTCCCATAATATTTCAAGTAGGCGCTACACGTTCTTCCGCGTCGAGATAGCCGAACCTCGAGAAGACACATCTATCAGGAAAGAGATAGTACCCCCTGAgaatgaaatatcgaaaaatggCTGCCGGAGATCCGCGCACCGTGGCGCCGGCGGTATGTGAAAAATGACGAGCGTTAAATTAATTTGACTTCGAATTTGAATTACAGATTCGACGTGGACGTGGAGGTGTCTGCGGACAAGGCGCTTCGCACCCTGTTCGCTTGGAATTTCCCCATTGAAAGAACCAGCTATCGAAACCGGGCATCATCAACGCGTTCCGATCATCATTGCCGCTGTTCTTGTCATCGTTAACGTTGTTCTTTCAATTCTTTTCATCTTTACCGAAAAGTCGATCTCACCGGAATTTTACTATATAGAATGGATGAccattataatacttttataatatcTATCATCCGACAGTAATATTATTCTTCTCAACTGGCAATATAAAAAAGTATCTGGTActttattaacatttaaatgGAAGGTATTTATTGACATATAAAATggaataatttctttccttgtatACCCATTAAACTTTTTTAATGAATATCATTTCATATTTAAACTTAAATTTCTTTACACGTAATATGACGATATTGTGAAATGATAGTTCATTAATTCGTTGTAAAGTTTATTATGCAGATGAGCGATATGTagatatgataatatattagattttattagaagataaatataataagtacGTTATATTCGTAGATCGTCgtacattaaaaattatttctcagctttaataaatttttcacaGGAAAATATCGAAGACTTTGCAAGCTTTGTGTATTAATTTATGCACGTATGACACGTGTTACGATATGTTTATCACACCACGACTATgactgtataacgtatattgtagctacgtttaattattattattattagccaTACTGGATAAAAAATGTCTTGAATTACATATGCATAAAGACATTTTGCatctaattttgttaaaaactaaatgtacgtatatataatacatatgataaaaaatatcttcTATTATCAACTTTTGATTTTGCACGTTTGGTTTTATTCCTTGCATACTGCAAAATTTGACACGTTACAATGGATCTTTTCCCTCGTTCATGTAAAGAAGCCTTAACTCGAATACCAGGAACATCAAAAGGGAGCTGCTGCTGGCCACCAAATCGCAATATTTGGTCTGCATGAAATCATAAAAACTTCAATGATTCTACGTGTTACACAGTTCAATCGAAATAAGGAGATGCTCGTGAAACTGCGGAATGACGTTTACGGCAGCATGATAGTACAGCAGAAGCGAAGTTCATTTGAATATCGCACGCTGTGTGGTCTTGTACACGCGTATATCGCGCTACATATACGTTATGTATAGCAGATACATGTGTAAAATGAAACTAGAATTGCGATTAGGCGCTTAAATTAAAGATcattcgaatataaaaaatgCTTACTAAAATTACTGTTTAACTTGATTGAAAAAGACTTGCTGTATAAAAACAAGATAAATCTCTTGATATAAAAGTTAATcgttatttaacgatttcaaaTAGTAAAACATTATTATATTCGCAATTTAAAGTGTAAGAGTATGTATcaagtattaattattaaacacTAAATGCATCATGACCAATAGCGGGAATAAGATAATCCTTAGACTTACGAATGAGCAATCGAACCAGGCGGCTggtaaaaaaaatatgatagTTGAAAGTAACATTACACTTGTCaaaatgtgattttttaaattatcctatacaaaataattaactTTGGCCACAAATTCAAAATTACATGTCTTATATTTATGATCTAATTCATATTTTACTACGCTATGTGTTCTTGTAACAAACAAGAATGCACCGATGATTTTGTCAGTCTTTCGTACGAACCAGAGTGAGTAACCTATTTTTAATTACCCATAAAACGAACATaagaacataaatattaatgtattcAGCGTAAACATGAACATAAACatagataaacaaaattatcaAATGATTAAATTTGTCAGTCGCATGTTTCATGAATCACTCACGATTATCATAAATAAAGCTTCATATAAGGAACACATCTTTCGCCACACGTTTCTTCCAActaaaaatttataagaaagATAAGAAAGAGAAGATTAATGATATAGGAGCaagcataatataatataactttttTGATCTATTAACCTAGCAACTTTTTTAATTACGAGATTAAAAACTGCTAGAAGGATACGTTAATTTTAGCTATTCACTTTTAGCGCTTACGGAATGtaaatatagtataatttatttttgaaaaaatgaaacgtcACGTATGTccatatatttacaattttaatatcgAATTAACCTCATCATCTTTGGTTATGTTAAACATTACCTACACGTTAAACTTCACATGTTTGATAAACAGACAGATACTAAATTATTCCATTCttaaatagttttaaatacGTAATTACAATTTAAGATTTATTAGTAATTATGAAACTAAAATAAATGGTATGTGCTGTCAGGTGTCAGTCGTACACgaaaatatcgtttaaataatataaacaactataataataaaatgttttgaGTTAATTAGCAAGATAAGAGTTTAGAATGTAAATGTAGATATTATGTCAACCGGAAGACATCCCAAGTGAAAAGGCAAGgatgataataaataatgaaataaaataaatatttataacatcatTTATATGGTATTTGAAGACTAAGCTCGCAAGAAGCATCATGGCACACACCAGTAGATCAAATCGTTGAAGACTCTTATGACGAATATTGCTCGCCTGCCTGTGCAACCCCAGTAACCCCAAGAACTCCTGTATCAACCCGACGAGAATTCCGTACGCCAGCTGCGCCACTTAGAGTACTCAGCCAACGCCGCGATCTAAGACAGGGAGTAGCTGTAGCATCTCGTCGTTTGAATTGTATGTCAACCAATAATGTAAAACCATACTTATACATTTCATACTTATAATAATGGCATTATGATGATGTAATGTACTTGTGATTCTGCGAGTTTCGATCATGTTTTTGATAGTACGAGTTGTTCACTTCTTCAGAGCAGGTCGGAAACTTCAGGTCTTTCTTTCTGAAAACTCTACAAGAGTGTCATGTCTGCTTCGAGGAAGCAAACTGGAATGTTCACTGAAACGGTGGAACAAAGAGCGACGTACTATCAAAAACACGGTCGAATCTCAAAGAACCATAAATACGTCATCCAATAAATATCGTGAAAGTTTAACCATTTAAAAAACTATTACATATAATCATAAAGATACGGTAATATGATAGTTTCACAAgcttaattattatatcaaataatttttttaaatcaaaatcaCTGTCCACAGACGATACTATAGCAGCAGCAGACATCACATTCGATAGCCTGGACACAGACGATAGTACAGGCTCTTCCCGTaagttattttcattatttaattatcCGTGTATATTTGTAAAACGCGTGTTTCATTATCTCGAAATTATGAGGAGTAACCGGATTTTGACATTAATTTCTGCATCTAGAACGAATTTTACGCGGCATGTTTCGATGTGCTCCTTCGTCTACTCTTCAAACTCTTCCAACTCCCCAAACTCGTACAGAGAAACTAGCACAAACATCTTATCGACTTCGTACCAGACCATTACCACCAGAAAGACAATATCTACCCAGAATAACTAAAATGACACC from the Bombus terrestris chromosome 1, iyBomTerr1.2, whole genome shotgun sequence genome contains:
- the LOC110119209 gene encoding uncharacterized protein LOC110119209 isoform X2; this translates as MCSCNKQECTDDFVSLSYEPELSSQEASWHTPVDQIVEDSYDEYCSPACATPVTPRTPVSTRREFRTPAAPLRVLSQRRDLRQGVAVASRRLNYDTIAAADITFDSLDTDDSTGSSQRILRGMFRCAPSSTLQTLPTPQTRTEKLAQTSYRLRTRPLPPERQYLPRITKMTPCGKCLRVNIIICTYRVLQVLPATVRQYIL
- the LOC110119209 gene encoding uncharacterized protein LOC110119209 isoform X1, producing the protein MCSCNKQECTDDFVSLSYEPELSSQEASWHTPVDQIVEDSYDEYCSPACATPVTPRTPVSTRREFRTPAAPLRVLSQRRDLRQGVAVASRRLNYDTIAAADITFDSLDTDDSTGSSRKLFSLFNYPCIFVKRVFHYLEIMRSNRILTLISASRTNFTRHVSMCSFVYSSNSSNSPNSYRETSTNILSTSYQTITTRKTISTQNN
- the LOC110119209 gene encoding uncharacterized protein LOC110119209 isoform X3 yields the protein MCSCNKQECTDDFVSLSYEPELSSQEASWHTPVDQIVEDSYDEYCSPACATPVTPRTPVSTRREFRTPAAPLRVLSQRRDLRQGVAVASRRLNYDTIAAADITFDSLDTDDSTGSSQRILRGMFRCAPSSTLQTLPTPQTRTEKLAQTSYRLRTRPLPPERQYLPRITKMTPCGKCLRI